Proteins encoded together in one Bacteroidota bacterium window:
- a CDS encoding AAA family ATPase, with protein sequence MSYDIKAINEKIQRESGFIDLMQMEIGKVIVGQKYMVERLLVGLLANGHVLLEGVPGLAKTLSIRTLADAIAAKFQRIQFTPDLLPADLVGTMIYNQKESTFQVKKGPVFANFILADEINRSPAKVQSALLEAMQERQVTIGEQTFKLPEPFLVLATQNPIEQEGTYPLPEAQVDRFMLKVKIDYPLKDEELQIMRANVNGTQKSANNVIDPASIIKARNVVNEIYMDEKIERYILDIVFATRSPKDYNLAKLSSLISYGASPRATINLALGAKAYAFIKRRGYVIPEDVRAISLDVLRHRVAVTYEAEAEEVTSEQVVQEVLNKIEVP encoded by the coding sequence ATGTCGTACGACATCAAGGCAATTAACGAAAAGATTCAGCGCGAAAGCGGATTCATTGACCTTATGCAGATGGAAATCGGGAAGGTTATTGTAGGGCAGAAGTACATGGTCGAGCGGCTCCTCGTCGGCCTGCTGGCAAACGGGCATGTTCTGTTGGAGGGTGTTCCGGGTTTGGCCAAAACGCTTTCCATTCGAACGCTTGCCGATGCCATTGCCGCAAAGTTCCAGCGAATCCAGTTTACCCCTGACCTGCTTCCCGCCGACCTGGTCGGTACGATGATCTACAACCAGAAGGAAAGCACGTTTCAGGTAAAGAAGGGGCCTGTGTTTGCAAACTTCATCCTTGCCGACGAAATCAACCGCTCACCGGCAAAAGTGCAAAGCGCGTTGTTGGAGGCAATGCAGGAACGGCAGGTAACAATCGGCGAGCAAACGTTCAAGCTCCCGGAGCCGTTTCTGGTTCTCGCAACGCAGAATCCCATCGAGCAGGAAGGAACGTACCCCCTTCCCGAAGCACAGGTTGATCGCTTTATGCTCAAGGTGAAGATTGATTATCCTTTGAAGGATGAAGAACTGCAAATCATGCGGGCAAACGTGAACGGCACACAGAAATCCGCCAACAACGTTATTGATCCCGCCAGCATTATTAAGGCACGGAACGTCGTAAACGAGATTTATATGGATGAGAAGATCGAGCGGTACATTCTCGATATCGTGTTCGCAACCCGTTCTCCGAAAGACTACAATCTCGCCAAACTCTCGTCGTTAATCAGCTATGGTGCATCGCCGCGAGCCACCATCAATCTCGCGCTTGGCGCCAAAGCGTACGCGTTTATCAAGCGGCGCGGGTATGTGATTCCGGAGGATGTCCGCGCTATCTCGCTCGATGTTCTGCGCCACAGAGTTGCCGTTACTTACGAGGCCGAGGCGGAGGAAGTAACATCCGAACAGGTTGTACAGGAAGTGTTGAACAAGATAGAAGTGCCGTAA
- a CDS encoding DUF58 domain-containing protein, which produces METRELLKKVRQIEIKTRGLVNQVFSGEYHSVFKGRGMEFSEVREYQFGDDIRSIDWNVSARFNHPFVKIFEEERELTVMLLVDFSKSGSFGSVTHMKNEIAAEICAVLSFSAIKNNDKVGLILFTDAIEKFVPPKKGRAHILRIIRELISFTPTGTGTNIKQALEYFNHVNKKRTIAFLISDFIDEGYDQILRIVSKKHDVIAIELSDPREEQMPDAGLIKMRDAETNTERWIDTGDRRVRAHIEQFWKQRNEARKQLFLRSRVDAIPVRIDRPYIKPIVDFFRLREKRL; this is translated from the coding sequence ATGGAAACGCGAGAACTTCTTAAAAAAGTCCGACAGATTGAAATCAAGACCCGCGGCCTGGTGAACCAGGTGTTTTCGGGCGAGTATCATTCCGTCTTCAAAGGCCGGGGAATGGAGTTCTCCGAGGTGCGCGAGTATCAATTCGGCGACGATATTCGATCCATTGATTGGAACGTGTCTGCCCGCTTCAATCATCCCTTTGTGAAGATTTTTGAAGAAGAGCGTGAGCTGACGGTAATGCTGCTTGTTGATTTCAGCAAGTCGGGAAGTTTCGGATCTGTTACACACATGAAGAACGAGATTGCCGCCGAGATTTGCGCCGTGCTTTCCTTTTCGGCAATCAAAAACAACGACAAGGTGGGATTGATTCTCTTCACGGATGCGATTGAAAAGTTCGTGCCGCCGAAGAAAGGGCGGGCTCACATTCTCCGCATCATCAGGGAGTTGATTTCGTTTACGCCAACCGGAACCGGAACAAACATCAAACAAGCGCTCGAATATTTCAATCACGTCAACAAGAAGCGAACGATTGCCTTTCTGATCTCCGACTTCATTGATGAGGGATATGACCAAATCCTTCGTATCGTGAGCAAGAAACACGATGTGATTGCCATCGAACTTTCCGATCCGCGTGAGGAACAGATGCCGGATGCGGGGTTGATCAAGATGCGCGATGCCGAGACAAACACGGAGCGCTGGATCGATACGGGCGACCGGCGGGTACGGGCACACATCGAGCAATTCTGGAAACAACGCAACGAGGCGCGGAAGCAGCTGTTTCTCCGCAGCCGGGTGGATGCCATTCCGGTTCGCATCGACCGGCCGTATATCAAGCCGATTGTGGATTTCTTCAGATTAAGGGAAAAGCGATTGTGA
- a CDS encoding VWA domain-containing protein yields MTFANPQYLYGLAIVPLLVAWYIMRNSRHTSDLQYSSLRPFAGIKPTMKERLRHLPFILRMLVITMLLVGVARPRTTSSGENVYTEGIDIVLLFDISGSMLAEDLRPNRIEAARQVMMDFVDGRTNDRIGLVIFAGESFTQCPMTLDYRVLKNQLRTVKQGVIEDGTAIGMAIAQGVNRLKESKSASKVIILLTDGINNRGEIDPVTATQIAQTFGIRMYTIGVGTSAGQAPFPVQTPFGTRYQNMTVDVDEKTLTKIAEMTGGQYFRATDNRSLKWIYQEIDEMEKTRIEVRSYRSYTELFYGWAWIGLFAMVMEMGLGLTYLRKLP; encoded by the coding sequence ATCACATTCGCCAATCCTCAGTATCTCTACGGACTTGCAATTGTTCCGCTGCTGGTGGCGTGGTACATCATGCGCAACAGCCGTCACACAAGTGACCTTCAGTACTCCAGTCTCCGGCCGTTTGCCGGCATCAAGCCGACAATGAAAGAACGTCTGCGCCATCTTCCGTTCATTCTTCGTATGCTTGTCATTACGATGCTCCTTGTCGGCGTGGCACGTCCCCGGACTACGTCGAGCGGCGAGAATGTGTACACGGAAGGGATCGACATCGTATTGCTGTTCGATATCTCCGGCAGTATGCTCGCCGAGGATCTGCGGCCAAACCGGATTGAAGCTGCACGGCAGGTTATGATGGATTTTGTTGACGGGCGCACGAATGACAGGATCGGGCTTGTGATTTTCGCGGGGGAGAGTTTTACACAATGTCCTATGACGCTTGACTATCGCGTTCTGAAAAATCAGCTCAGGACAGTGAAGCAGGGCGTGATCGAAGACGGAACGGCAATCGGTATGGCAATTGCCCAGGGCGTCAACCGCTTGAAGGAGAGCAAGTCCGCCAGCAAGGTGATTATCCTGCTCACGGACGGGATCAACAACCGCGGCGAAATCGACCCGGTTACCGCTACGCAGATTGCGCAGACGTTCGGCATCAGAATGTACACCATCGGCGTCGGAACGAGCGCCGGACAGGCGCCCTTCCCTGTTCAGACTCCATTCGGCACCCGCTATCAGAATATGACGGTGGATGTGGATGAAAAGACGCTCACGAAGATCGCCGAAATGACGGGCGGGCAATATTTCCGGGCAACCGACAACCGCTCGTTGAAGTGGATCTACCAGGAGATTGATGAAATGGAGAAGACACGCATAGAAGTCCGTTCGTACCGTTCCTACACAGAATTGTTCTACGGCTGGGCCTGGATCGGACTGTTTGCGATGGTGATGGAAATGGGGCTGGGTCTCACGTATTTACGAAAGCTGCCGTAG
- a CDS encoding VWA domain-containing protein — protein MIRFAHPEHLQLLFAIPVLLIGYWYAARLRKARFRRFGDIPILQRLSESASGKKRFAKFLLFLIAFATLVVGLANPQIGTRLQEVKQEGVDIFVALDVSLSMKAEDIKPNRLEKAKLEIRNLIDRLGGDRIGLVVFAGEAYTQFPLTTDYSGAKLFLDVVDVDAVPIPGTSIGAAIQRAVESFDFEEPTTKVIVIITDGENTEGDAFPAAEEAAKKGILLYTVGLGSPGGTPIPIYSASGQQVDFKRDRQGTIVMTKLDEVSLERIAAIGKGAYYRGTNTQDELNEIYKAINALQKHEFGTKQFTDYESRFQFFLAAGILLLLAELLLSERKIAWLARWNPLKQEMEV, from the coding sequence ATGATTCGTTTTGCGCATCCCGAACACCTGCAACTGCTGTTTGCGATTCCCGTACTTCTGATTGGATACTGGTACGCCGCGCGCCTTCGGAAAGCGCGGTTTCGCCGGTTTGGAGACATTCCCATTCTTCAGCGGCTGTCTGAATCAGCGAGCGGGAAGAAACGCTTTGCAAAGTTTCTCCTCTTCCTCATCGCGTTTGCAACTCTTGTCGTGGGATTGGCAAATCCTCAAATCGGAACGCGGCTGCAGGAGGTGAAACAAGAGGGCGTTGACATATTCGTAGCGCTCGATGTATCATTGAGCATGAAGGCCGAGGATATCAAACCAAACCGTCTCGAGAAGGCAAAACTCGAAATACGCAATCTCATCGACAGGCTCGGTGGCGACCGTATCGGGCTTGTGGTTTTTGCGGGCGAGGCTTATACACAGTTCCCTCTCACAACAGATTACAGCGGTGCGAAGCTGTTTCTTGATGTTGTTGATGTGGATGCAGTGCCCATACCTGGAACGTCCATCGGCGCGGCGATTCAGCGGGCAGTCGAGTCGTTTGACTTTGAAGAACCGACAACCAAGGTAATCGTCATTATTACTGACGGGGAGAATACCGAAGGAGACGCATTCCCGGCGGCGGAAGAGGCGGCAAAGAAGGGAATTCTTCTCTATACTGTCGGTCTCGGTTCGCCGGGCGGAACGCCGATTCCCATCTACAGCGCGTCGGGCCAGCAGGTTGATTTCAAGCGTGACAGGCAAGGCACTATCGTAATGACAAAACTTGATGAGGTGTCGTTGGAGCGAATCGCAGCCATCGGCAAAGGCGCGTACTATCGCGGCACCAACACGCAGGATGAGTTGAACGAAATCTACAAAGCCATTAATGCCTTACAAAAGCATGAATTCGGCACGAAGCAATTTACCGACTATGAATCACGATTCCAGTTCTTTTTGGCCGCGGGAATTCTTCTCCTGCTCGCGGAGTTATTACTCTCAGAACGGAAGATTGCGTGGCTTGCCAGATGGAACCCCTTGAAACAAGAGATGGAGGTATGA
- a CDS encoding tetratricopeptide repeat protein, whose amino-acid sequence MRMRYAFIVCSLCIGMLSVHAQSVRSLVNGGNDKYSGKNYAEAEVDYRKALEKDITTVPGHFNLGNSLYRQDKYDESIKSFEDAIQKSETKSAKAKAYYNLGDAYVKSEKYEEAVKAFTESLKLNPTDFDAKYNLSYSLNKLRDQQQQQQNQKNDKNQEKNKDKQDQNKQDQQNQDQNKQDQEKKDQDQQNQDNQDQQQQNRQQQQPQQQERQMSKADAERILEVLKNNEKEVQKKLRPRAASRPRTEKDW is encoded by the coding sequence ATGAGGATGAGATACGCGTTCATTGTCTGCAGTCTCTGCATCGGTATGTTGTCAGTGCATGCGCAATCGGTTCGCTCGCTCGTCAATGGCGGCAACGACAAGTACTCCGGAAAGAACTATGCCGAAGCCGAAGTGGATTACAGAAAGGCCTTGGAGAAGGATATCACCACGGTTCCCGGCCACTTCAATCTCGGCAACTCGTTGTACAGGCAGGACAAGTACGACGAGTCCATCAAATCCTTCGAGGACGCAATTCAGAAGAGCGAAACAAAATCCGCGAAGGCAAAGGCGTACTACAATCTCGGCGATGCGTACGTGAAATCCGAAAAATACGAGGAGGCGGTAAAGGCATTTACAGAATCCCTCAAGCTCAATCCGACGGATTTTGATGCGAAGTACAATCTCTCATATTCCCTGAACAAACTTCGCGACCAGCAACAACAGCAGCAGAATCAGAAGAACGACAAGAATCAGGAGAAGAACAAAGACAAGCAAGATCAAAACAAGCAGGACCAACAGAATCAGGATCAGAACAAGCAAGACCAGGAGAAGAAGGATCAAGATCAGCAGAATCAAGACAATCAGGATCAACAGCAGCAAAACCGGCAACAACAACAGCCCCAACAACAGGAACGACAGATGTCGAAGGCGGATGCCGAACGCATTTTAGAAGTTCTGAAAAACAATGAGAAGGAAGTCCAGAAGAAATTGCGACCGCGCGCTGCAAGCCGGCCCAGAACGGAGAAGGATTGGTAG
- a CDS encoding protein BatD, which translates to MVRLISSFLLFFSALVLVPRTFAQDPTFEASVDKNPVAVGDQFTLSFVLRNAGMGGGKNIKLPNLDRFHIMMGPSTSTSMQIINGAVSSSATYSYVLQPKDAGTFTIGAASIEVGNKTYSSNSFTIEVVKGTPQQQKQPKAQQGTSGDVDSQLSQNIFLRASVERTRVLQGEQVNLVYKLYTRVPVQNYNLTKAPTMTGFWSEDADMPKQIQLTTETVNGIQYQVGVIKKTALFPTQSGTLEIGPMEITTIVTVRDRRSWDPFDSFFNDPFGRQIEYVVKGEPVRIKVDPLPPGAPASFKGAVGKFTMNAKIDKQETSANEPISLKVTINGTGNIKVLESPAVEFPADFEQYTPKVSDNVNRREARISGSKTFEYVLIPRYPGRKIIKPVEFSYFDLGKKDYVTLKSSEIELNVEKGTASPTPFISTGRREDVQLLSEDIRFIKVSRPSFTKQGEYLHSSGTFIALMLLPLAGLAGAFAYTRQRQAVMSDLVTYRNRQAIKVARKGLKNAEVLLKDITAGKESSSEKKLQFYSEIARSIWKYLGDKLNIQQADLSIDGAVTELEKRPVNGEISNSLRSLLESCEMARFAPTSLSDEMIRHTYDSASKVIVDIERTLRS; encoded by the coding sequence ATGGTCAGGTTGATTTCGTCGTTCCTGCTTTTCTTCAGCGCACTGGTTCTGGTTCCGCGGACATTTGCGCAGGATCCGACATTCGAGGCAAGTGTGGACAAGAATCCGGTTGCCGTTGGCGACCAGTTCACGCTTTCGTTTGTTCTTCGTAACGCCGGAATGGGCGGGGGCAAGAACATCAAGCTGCCGAATCTGGATCGGTTTCACATTATGATGGGGCCGAGTACCTCAACGAGCATGCAAATCATCAACGGCGCGGTCTCATCATCCGCAACGTACAGCTATGTGCTGCAACCGAAGGATGCGGGAACATTCACAATCGGGGCCGCAAGCATAGAAGTCGGGAACAAGACGTACTCGTCCAACAGCTTCACCATCGAAGTCGTCAAAGGCACACCCCAGCAGCAAAAGCAACCGAAGGCACAACAGGGAACATCGGGCGACGTTGATTCGCAGCTTTCGCAAAACATCTTCTTGCGGGCATCTGTCGAGCGTACCCGCGTGTTGCAGGGGGAACAGGTTAACCTCGTGTACAAACTGTACACGCGCGTCCCCGTTCAGAACTACAATCTGACCAAGGCGCCGACAATGACGGGCTTCTGGAGCGAGGATGCTGATATGCCGAAGCAGATTCAGTTGACGACCGAAACAGTAAATGGCATCCAGTATCAGGTGGGCGTCATCAAGAAAACGGCACTTTTCCCGACGCAATCCGGCACACTGGAAATCGGCCCGATGGAAATCACCACCATTGTGACTGTACGCGATAGACGTTCGTGGGACCCGTTTGATTCGTTCTTCAATGATCCGTTTGGAAGGCAGATTGAGTATGTCGTGAAGGGAGAGCCGGTTCGAATCAAAGTTGATCCGTTGCCTCCGGGCGCGCCCGCGAGTTTCAAAGGAGCCGTCGGCAAGTTCACAATGAATGCCAAGATCGACAAACAGGAAACATCGGCCAACGAGCCGATCAGCCTGAAAGTAACAATCAACGGAACCGGGAATATCAAAGTTCTTGAGTCGCCCGCTGTGGAATTTCCCGCCGACTTTGAACAGTACACCCCGAAAGTTTCGGATAATGTGAATCGCCGCGAGGCCAGAATTTCCGGTTCGAAAACATTCGAGTATGTTCTGATTCCGCGCTATCCCGGCAGAAAAATAATCAAACCGGTGGAGTTCAGCTATTTTGACTTAGGGAAGAAAGACTACGTCACACTCAAGTCTTCCGAAATCGAATTGAATGTTGAGAAAGGTACTGCCTCTCCGACACCGTTTATTTCAACGGGGCGCCGTGAGGATGTACAATTACTCAGCGAGGATATCCGCTTCATCAAAGTGTCGCGCCCCTCCTTCACGAAACAGGGGGAGTACCTGCACTCCAGCGGGACCTTCATTGCGTTGATGCTTCTTCCGTTGGCGGGACTCGCCGGTGCGTTCGCCTACACACGACAACGGCAGGCCGTCATGAGCGATCTGGTCACCTACCGGAACAGGCAGGCAATCAAAGTGGCCCGCAAGGGATTGAAGAACGCCGAAGTTCTTCTCAAGGACATTACGGCAGGAAAGGAATCTTCTTCAGAAAAGAAACTGCAGTTCTATTCTGAAATTGCCCGCTCCATCTGGAAATATTTGGGAGACAAATTGAATATCCAGCAAGCAGATCTGTCAATTGACGGGGCGGTGACGGAACTTGAGAAGCGCCCGGTCAACGGCGAGATTTCGAATTCTCTTCGTTCGCTGTTGGAATCGTGTGAGATGGCTCGGTTTGCGCCGACAAGTTTGTCTGATGAGATGATCCGCCATACGTATGACAGCGCCAGCAAGGTGATTGTTGACATTGAACGAACGCTGAGGTCATGA
- a CDS encoding tetratricopeptide repeat protein translates to MTKSRFTILILLFPIALAAQQTPEQLFDEANRAYQQGNFSEAAARYELIRENGVADATIFYNLGNAYYKSGNISKAILNYERALKLAPNDDDLLHNLQLANLMIVNKIDPAPRLFIWDWWDAVKNTFSLNGITWIVYGLFLLFTGSIILVLLARSFTIRNAGVVAALGSFLLLVVSSMIFAGKLNVVQSSDTAIVTANIATIKNSPDEKSTDAFVLHEGVKVFITDKVNEWLKIRLADGKVGWIDEKAAEII, encoded by the coding sequence ATGACAAAAAGCCGGTTCACAATACTCATCCTTCTGTTCCCGATCGCGTTAGCAGCACAGCAAACGCCGGAGCAGCTGTTCGACGAAGCGAACCGGGCCTACCAACAGGGAAACTTTTCCGAGGCAGCCGCACGCTATGAACTCATTCGCGAAAACGGAGTAGCGGATGCAACCATCTTCTATAACCTCGGCAACGCGTACTACAAATCGGGCAACATTAGCAAAGCCATTCTGAACTATGAACGGGCACTGAAACTGGCTCCGAACGACGACGACCTTCTGCACAATCTGCAACTGGCCAATCTCATGATCGTGAATAAGATTGATCCGGCTCCCCGCTTGTTTATTTGGGATTGGTGGGATGCCGTGAAGAACACGTTTTCGCTGAATGGCATTACTTGGATCGTGTACGGTCTTTTTCTCCTCTTCACGGGCTCAATTATTCTTGTACTGCTTGCGCGCTCGTTCACGATTCGGAATGCAGGGGTCGTGGCGGCATTGGGAAGCTTCCTCTTGCTGGTTGTGAGCAGCATGATCTTTGCCGGGAAGCTAAACGTAGTCCAAAGCTCGGACACGGCAATTGTCACTGCAAACATCGCGACCATAAAGAACTCGCCTGATGAGAAGAGTACAGATGCTTTCGTTCTTCATGAAGGAGTGAAGGTGTTCATAACCGACAAGGTGAATGAGTGGTTGAAGATTCGACTTGCTGATGGAAAAGTGGGATGGATTGATGAAAAAGCTGCCGAAATCATCTGA
- a CDS encoding glutathione peroxidase, producing the protein MKPLFRALLRTPTGAFVIITMLWGSTVSSLAGSQNSIYNFSMKDIDGREIDFSRYQGKVLLLVNVASECGYTPQYKELEALHQKYKDKGLIILGFPANNFGGQEPGADEEINAFCDRNYGVTFDLFSKISVKGSDQHPLYKLITSNPTVGGDVKWNFQKYLVDRNGNLTHKFLSRVKPLSDELVSAVEALLNEK; encoded by the coding sequence ATGAAACCACTGTTCCGTGCTTTGCTCCGTACACCGACGGGTGCCTTTGTCATTATTACAATGTTATGGGGATCGACCGTGAGTTCCTTAGCGGGTAGCCAGAATTCCATTTATAACTTTTCCATGAAAGATATTGATGGAAGAGAGATTGATTTCTCAAGGTACCAAGGGAAGGTTCTGCTTCTGGTCAATGTGGCATCTGAATGTGGTTACACGCCGCAATACAAGGAGCTTGAAGCGTTGCATCAGAAGTACAAAGATAAGGGATTGATAATTCTGGGGTTTCCGGCAAACAACTTCGGAGGGCAGGAACCCGGAGCAGATGAGGAGATCAATGCCTTCTGCGACCGGAACTATGGAGTGACATTTGACTTGTTTTCGAAGATTTCGGTGAAAGGAAGTGATCAACATCCGCTCTACAAACTCATAACCTCGAACCCCACAGTCGGCGGGGATGTGAAGTGGAATTTCCAGAAGTATTTGGTTGATCGAAACGGGAATCTAACCCACAAGTTTCTCTCCCGCGTGAAACCACTGTCCGACGAACTTGTTTCAGCAGTTGAGGCTCTACTAAACGAGAAGTGA
- the argF gene encoding ornithine carbamoyltransferase translates to MKRDLVSFASWNAQELSDMFLLATKIKSGDLQHFTPLVHKSAALIFEKQSLRTRVSFEVGIAQLGGHPVFLQQETIGIATRESVHDVASVLSHYNELIIARTTKHQTVVQLAESATVPVINAMTDLVHPCQVLADYFTLQEIGKSSASTKLVFVGDGNNVVNSLLELAEKLPIHLVISSPTGYEPHPNVLEQAEASGISKIQLVPDPFEAVKDADVIYTDVWPTARDSGRRQIIFKQHQVNAQLLKNAKPDCVVMHRLPANRGEEITRDVLDGKHSIVLQQAENRLHIQKGVIAYLLGHRP, encoded by the coding sequence ATGAAGCGCGACCTTGTTTCATTTGCCTCGTGGAATGCGCAAGAACTCTCGGACATGTTCTTGCTCGCTACTAAAATCAAGAGCGGCGATCTGCAACATTTCACTCCGTTGGTGCACAAAAGCGCAGCTCTCATCTTCGAGAAACAATCACTCCGAACCCGGGTATCGTTCGAAGTCGGAATCGCTCAACTCGGGGGACATCCTGTTTTTTTGCAGCAGGAAACCATTGGCATTGCAACCCGTGAATCCGTTCACGATGTGGCATCCGTTCTTTCACATTATAACGAACTGATCATCGCGCGGACGACAAAGCATCAAACCGTAGTCCAACTTGCTGAAAGCGCCACCGTTCCGGTCATTAATGCCATGACGGATCTCGTTCACCCGTGTCAGGTCCTGGCCGACTATTTCACACTCCAGGAGATCGGCAAGAGTTCCGCTTCGACAAAGCTCGTTTTTGTTGGAGATGGGAACAATGTTGTCAACTCATTGCTTGAACTCGCTGAAAAACTCCCGATCCATCTGGTTATCTCATCGCCAACCGGATATGAGCCGCATCCGAATGTTCTTGAACAAGCAGAGGCGTCCGGCATCAGCAAGATACAACTGGTGCCCGATCCCTTCGAAGCAGTCAAGGATGCCGACGTCATCTACACCGACGTGTGGCCGACAGCGCGCGATTCGGGTCGGCGGCAGATTATTTTCAAGCAACATCAAGTGAACGCGCAATTGTTGAAGAATGCAAAGCCCGATTGTGTTGTGATGCATCGGCTTCCAGCCAACCGCGGCGAGGAAATTACGCGGGATGTGCTTGACGGTAAGCACTCTATTGTTCTCCAGCAGGCAGAAAACCGGCTGCATATCCAGAAGGGTGTCATTGCCTATTTGTTGGGGCACCGGCCTTAG
- a CDS encoding aminotransferase class I/II-fold pyridoxal phosphate-dependent enzyme, translated as MKKKTSPSAISLATRAIHGSKLYAYKGPVSTPIYQTSTYRFESSDNAVRYAQGDPNVMVYTRYHNPTTAEVEERLALMMNAEKALLLASGMAAITSAVLSVVKTGDEIISTPALYGGTYRFFRDILPRHGVEVKYMNPERPESLIDLASPRTRLIYCETPTNPTLNVVDIKTLVAATQRAERKFVRKIVTMVDNTFASCVNQNPFAVGVDVIVESGTKYLGGHSDLLAGVVAGSKEFVKGVHTQLKYYGGSADPFMSYLLYRSLKTFELRVERQNENAMGLARFLEKHPNVNRVLYPGLSSHPQHKIAKRQMVDAGGKGYGGMVTIEVKGGVKKAVRVCDSLRVAVNAMSLGGVETLVSIPVYSSHINMTNDELRHHGVTPGMIRISVGVEGLEDLKSDFAQALR; from the coding sequence ATGAAGAAGAAAACATCTCCGTCCGCCATCTCACTTGCCACAAGGGCTATTCATGGCTCAAAGCTGTACGCATACAAAGGGCCAGTGTCCACTCCAATCTATCAGACCTCGACGTACCGATTTGAGAGCTCGGATAATGCGGTTCGGTACGCCCAAGGCGATCCGAACGTAATGGTGTATACGCGCTACCACAATCCGACAACTGCGGAGGTGGAAGAACGTCTTGCGTTGATGATGAATGCGGAAAAAGCATTGCTGCTTGCCTCCGGAATGGCTGCGATTACTTCGGCTGTGCTTTCTGTTGTGAAAACGGGCGATGAGATTATCAGCACGCCGGCGCTGTATGGAGGAACGTACCGTTTCTTCAGGGATATTCTCCCCCGACACGGTGTGGAAGTCAAGTACATGAACCCCGAACGGCCGGAGTCTCTGATAGATCTCGCATCGCCGAGAACTCGACTCATCTATTGCGAAACACCGACAAACCCGACATTGAATGTTGTCGATATCAAAACACTGGTAGCGGCAACACAACGAGCCGAGCGGAAATTTGTCCGAAAGATCGTCACGATGGTTGACAACACGTTTGCTTCTTGTGTCAACCAGAATCCTTTTGCAGTTGGGGTAGATGTGATCGTTGAAAGCGGCACGAAATACCTCGGCGGGCACAGCGACCTGCTTGCGGGAGTTGTTGCGGGCTCGAAGGAGTTTGTCAAAGGGGTTCACACCCAACTGAAATACTACGGCGGCAGTGCAGATCCCTTCATGTCGTATTTGCTGTATCGAAGCCTGAAGACGTTCGAGTTGCGGGTGGAGCGTCAAAATGAAAACGCGATGGGCCTTGCGAGATTTCTCGAAAAACACCCGAACGTCAACCGCGTGCTGTATCCCGGCCTTTCCTCCCACCCTCAACACAAGATTGCGAAACGACAGATGGTTGATGCGGGAGGAAAGGGCTACGGTGGAATGGTCACGATAGAAGTGAAAGGCGGCGTGAAGAAAGCAGTTCGTGTGTGCGATTCGTTGCGCGTTGCGGTGAATGCCATGTCCCTGGGAGGAGTGGAAACACTCGTAAGCATACCGGTGTATTCATCCCACATCAACATGACGAATGACGAGTTGCGCCATCATGGAGTCACCCCGGGTATGATTCGCATTTCCGTTGGCGTTGAAGGTCTTGAAGATTTGAAATCGGATTTTGCCCAAGCGTTACGGTAA